From Demequina capsici:
GCCAGGTCACGGTGTTCGGCGGTGCGGTCGCGTTGCACGATGTGTATCCCCACGACGAGGTGGGCGAGCTCGACCGCTGCGAGGGCCAGGGGGTCGTGGGCGCGGTATGCGGCCAGATCGGCACCGCGATGGCGTCGCGTGCGCTCGCCGTCCTGCTGGGACACGACGCGGGGGAGGGCCGGCTCGATCACCTCGACGGCCGCACCGGCCGGTGGCGCGAGATCCGCGTCCGGTCCCGCGCCAGGACTCATGCGTAGCGTCTCCGAGCACCTCGAGCACCTGCTGACGCTCGTCTCGCCCACCGAGGTGGAGGCGGTGGCGCTGGCCGGGGCGGTCGGGCGCGTGCTGCGCGGCGACGTGGTCGCGGTCGCAGACGCGCCCCCATGGGACAACTCCGCGATGGACGGGTACGCCGTCGCGAGCGCCGATGGCTCCGCGGGTTCGTGGCGCGTCAGCCAGGACATCCCTGCGGGCCACGTGCCGCTGCCGCTCGAGCCCGGCACCGTCGCGCGCATCATGACCGGCGCGCCGATGCCGCAGGGCGCCGACGCCGTCGTCCCTGTGGAGCGGACCGACGCCGGGACGGAGCGCGTCCGGATCCGGGACTGGCCCGTTGTCGGCGCCCACGTCCGTCCGGCCGGGGCGGACATGCGCGAAGGAGGTGTCGTGCTGGCGGCGCCCCGCCGGCTGCGGGCTGTGGACGTCGCGGCGGCGGCTGCGGCGGGGCGTGCCGAGGTGGCCGTCGCGCGCAGGCCGCGCGTCGCGGTGCTCGTGACAGGGGACGAGCTGGTCGCGCCCGGGGAACCGCTCGGTCCCGCGGCCATCTACGACTCCAACTCCGCGCTGCTGCGCGCCGGTGTCCAGGAATGGGGCGGCGCGGTGACGTCGGTCGAGGTGGTCGGAGACGGGCCCCAGGCACTCCTCGAAGCGTTGGCGGGGCTTGACGCCGACCTCGTGCTCACCGCAGCCGGGGTGAGCGCGGGCGCCTACGACGTCGTGAAGGAGGCGTTGGTTCCGCGCGGCGTGCAGTTCGCGCCGGTCGCCATGCAGCCTGGCAAGCCCCAGGGGTGGGGACGCATCGACGGAGTCCCCATCGTGTGCGCTCCGGGCAATCCCGTCTCCGTCGCAGTCACGTTCCGCCTGTTCGTGGTGCCCATGCTGTGCGCGATGCTCGGCGTGCCGGCGCCGACGACGCGTCCGCTGCGCGTAGCGCAAGGGTGGCGCACCCCGGACGGGCGTGCGCAGCTCATGCCCGTGAGCATCGAGGGCGACACGGTGCGTCCCGCCACCTCGGGAGGCTCGGGCTCGAACCTGGCGGGTGCGCTCGCCAGGGCGGACGGCTTCGCGTATGTAGCCGCGGACGTCGTTCAGGTGGAGCCGGGCGCTACGGTGGACGTCATGGGACTGGTGCCATGACGGGCTTCACACATCTGGACGGCGCAGGCCACGCGCGCATGGTCGACGTCACGGCGAAGGAGCCGACCGCGAGGCGTGCGACCGCCGAAGGCTTCGTGGCGTGCGCACCGCACGTGATCGAGGCGCTCCGATCAGGCGACGTGCCCAAGGGCGACGTCCTCGCGGTCGCGCGGGTCGCCGGCATCTCGGCCGCGAAGCGGGTGCCCGACCTGCTGCCGCTGGCGCACGTCATCGGGATCCACGGGTGCACGGTCGATCTCGAGATCCACGACGACGGGGTGGCCATCACCACCGCGGTCTCCACCGCCGACCGCACCGGTGTCGAGATGGAGGCGCTCACGGCGGCCTCCGTCGCGGCGCTCGCAGTCGTGGACATGATCAAGGGTGTGGACCGCGGAGCGGAGATCCGCTCCGTGCGCGTCACCAGCAAGACCGGGGGCCGTTCCGGCACCTGGGAGCGCGCGTGACGCTCGCGGCGATCATCCTCGCAGGTGGTCGTGCTCGGCGGCTCGGCGGAGCGTCCAAGCCCGATCTGGAGGTCGACGGCAGGACGTTGCTCGACCTGACGCTGGAAGCGGCCGCCGCGGCTTCGACGATCGTGGTCGTCGGTCCCGTCGACGTGCCTCCAGGTGTGATGGTGACCCGCGAGGACCCGCCGGGCGGAGGTCCGGTCGCAGGGATCGCGGCCGGGCTCGACGTGGTGGGTGAGCGCTCCGGAGACGTCCTGGTGCTCGCGTGCGACATGCCGCGCATCGGCCGCGCTGTCCCGGAGCTGGTGGAAGCTGCGGCCTCTGCGCCGGACGGCGCCTGGTTGGTGGACGGCGAGGGGCGTGAGCAGCCTCTCGCGGCCGTCTACCGCATCGCCTCGCTGCGAGGCGCGCTCGCCGACCTTCACCCGGACGGAGCCTCGATGTGGCAGCTCATCTCCGACCTCGTCATGGCCGATGTGCCCGACGACGGTGCGGCGAGCCGCGACGTGGACACGTGGGACGACCTGGATCATCACCGCAAGGAGCAGCCATGACCGAGCCTGCCACCCTCGACGACTGGACGGCCGCCGTGGAGGCGGCGCTCGGACTCGCGCCGGGCACGGTCGACACCGACGCGGTGCTCGACCTGGTCCGTGAGGTCGCGCATGGAGTCATGCGCCCCGCAGGCCCCATCGCCGCGTACCTGGTGGGATACGCGGCAGGCGCGGCCCGGACCGATCCTCACGACGGGATCCTCGCCGTGGAGGAGCTCGTGAACGGCTGGGAGTCGCCGTGAGCGTGGTGGTCCGGCTGTTCGCCGGCGCGGCCGAGGCGGCAGGCGTGGACGAGACCGTGATCGAGGCGGCGAGCGCGGCCGAGCTCCGCGAGGCGCTCGTGCGCGCCCATGGCGGAGACCTGGCCGCGGTGCTTCCTCGGTGCTCGCTGCTGTCCGACGGCGAGTACCTCGAGCCAGGGGACGCGATCTCCTCGGGCGCGACGGTCGACGTGCTGCCGCCCTTCGCGGGTGGGTGACGTGCACGACTGCGACGTCGTGGTGGTCGGTGCGGGCGTGGCGGGATTGACGGCCGCGCGGCTCCTCGCCGCGCAAGGCAGTCGGGTGGTGGTGCTGGAGGCGCGGGACCGGGTGGGAGGCCGCATCCTCACCGACCGGTCCGATGGGCACGCCACGGATCTGGGAGCCTCGTGGATCCATGGGATCGACGGGAGCCCGGTCGCTGAGGCGGTGAGCGCCTTCGGGATGAGGACGCACGAGTTCACGGTGGGTGGGTATCAGGTCGATAGCAGGCCCATCGCGTACTACGGTCCCGATGGGTCCCGGCTCCCCTGCGCTGCTGCCGAGGCGTTCGCGGCGGATGTGCACGCCGTCGACGACGAGCTGGCGGCGAGCATCGCGGACTGCACGCCCGACGCGTCGTACCGGGACGTGACCGACCAAGCGCTGGGATCGATCAGTGGGGAGCCCGAGCGCGCGCAGCGCGTGCGCGAGTACCTGGAGCACCGCAGCGAGGAGCAGTACGGCGCGTGGATCGAGGACCTCGCGGCGCACGGGCTCGACGACGATCGGATCGATGGCGACGAGGTCGTCCTCCCCGACGGATACGACGTGCTGCCCGCTCGGCTCGCGGTGGGCCTCGACGTGCGGCTCGGCGAGGTGGTCACGCGCGTCGAGTGGAGCGGCCAGGGGGTGCGAGCCTGGTCGTCGGGCGGGGTCGTGCAGGGCGTCGCAGGAATCGTGACGGTGCCCGTCGGCGTGCTCCGTGGAGGCGACCTGGCGTTCTCACCCGTCCTTCCGGCTGCGGTGACGGAGCCGCTGCGCAGGCTCGAGATGAACGACTTCGAGAAGGTCTTCCTGCGATTCCCTGCCCGGTTCTGGGACGACGGCGTGTATGCGATCCGTCAGCTCGAGCCCGAGGGCCGCTGGTGGCACTCCTGGTACGACCTCACCGAGCTCGACGGCACGCCGACGCTGCTCACGTTCGCGGCGGGTCCCGCCGCTCGCGAGACCGCCGACTGGACCGATGCGCAGGTCGCCGAGTCCGTGATGGCGCAGCTGCGTCGCCTCTACGGCGAGGACGTCCCCGCGCCGATGAGCGTTCGGCGCACCGCGTGGCGGGCCGACCCCTTCGCCCGCGGATCGTATGCATACATGACCCGCGGGTCGACCCCCGCAGACCACGACGCACTCGCGACGCCGATCGGGGGAGTGCTCCACCTGGCGGGCGAGGCGACCTGGACCGACGACCCCGCGACTGTCGCCGGTGCGATGCTGTCGGGGCACCGCGCGGCGTGCCGCGTCATCGGTCGAGACCTGCCGATCGACGGGCTCTGGCGTTAGCGCACGCGTGCTTGTCGGCGTCGGCGCAGCGCGGAGACCGTCATCGCCGCGGGCACGGCGGCCGCGAGGACGACCACGAGCGTGATCTGGATCGCGGCGGCCGGCCACGTCTGACCGTCCTCCGAGTACTCGCCCGGGTACAGCATGCTCCGTGCCGTTCCCAGCGTGATCGGCGCGGTGATCTGTTGGGGCGCCGACGAGGCGCGGACCGGGGTCAGCATGTCGCCGACGAGCGAGTACCACCGCGCTGCCACGGCGTCCTCGATGAGGATCACCGAAGGGTCGAGCTCCTCGAGAGAGGCGCCGAGGACCGCGTTGTCGTCGAAGCCGGCCATCTCGGCGGTGCCGTCGGGCAGCCAGACGCGCACGGCGCCGACGGGTGTGCCGTCGAGGATCAACGGCGCGAGCCACTCCTGGTTCGCGACCACGGGAGCGGTGATCGCATCGCCCCAGATCCACTCGGTGGCGAATCGGTAGAGCTGGTGGACCGCGCCGACAGCGAGGTCTCCGCTCCAGTCGGGCACGGCGGACATATCGCCGACGCCGTCGCCCACGACGACCGTGTCGGCGAGCGATGCCTGGACCTGCGCGGCGAGCGTGCCTGCCGCGAGCTCCGCCACGTCGACGGGAACCGACGGAGCAGGGATCGGTTCCGTCCCGCCGGTCGGCGGTCCGGGGGCAGCCGGTGCCGCGCCAGCCGGTCCAGCGATCGCCGCAGCCGCCGCGCAGGCAAGCACGACCGCGAGGCCCCTCAACCACGGGTGTCGAGCCATGATCCCCCGAGGGCGGGCTCGAGACCGGGGTCGGCGTCGTCGCCGTCCGTCGCCCGAGCATCCACCTCTACCGGCACGGTACGTCGAATGGCGTGACCTCTGGGAGGCGACCGCGTGCTTCGCCGCACAATCGTGACCTCTTCCAGGGGTGACGGCATCGTCGCGGTGCGCGTGGGTGGCGGCGCGCTCCTGGGCGCGCGCGACGCTGCGGCGGCTTCCCAGCGAGAGCCGCGCCTTGGCGACATCCACGTACCCGCTGGATGCAACGACCGCGCAGGATCGACACTCAGTCACCCGCACGCGTATCGGTGGGGACCGGTGGGGGCCGGCGGGGACCGGCGGGGACCGGCGGGGATCGGCGGGGGAGCGTCAGCCGCCGATCGCGCTCATCGGGCGCGTCGGCTGCAGGAAGCCGGGATCGTCGATGTCGTGGCCCGCCTTCTTGCCCAGCAGGCAGCGTCGGATCGCCGCGTCGACGTCCGAGTCGGAGCCGCCCGACCGCAGCACGGCGCGCACGTCGGTCTCCGTGCGGGCGAACAGGCATGCGCGCACCTGTCCGTCGGCGGTGAGGCGAATCCTGTCGCACGAGCCGCAGAACGGCCTGGTCACGGAGGCGATCACGCCGATCGTGGTGGGTCCGCCGTCCAGCACCCACGTCTGGGCGGGGTCCGCCCCACGTCCGGGTCGTTCGGCGAGCGACCACCGCGCGGTCAGCGCGTCGAGGATCTCGTCGGCCTCGACCATCGTGCCGCGATCCCAGGTGTGCCCTGCGTCGAGCGGCATCTGCTCGATGAACCGCAGGTGCAGTCCGCGCGTCGTGGCGAATTCCGCAAGGTCGACGATCTCGTCGTCGTTGACGCCGCGCATCACGACGGTGTTCAGCTTGACCGGCGCCAGCCCTGCCCGTACCGCGGCGTCGATCCCCGCCAAGGTGTCGTCGAGCCGGTCCCGCCTGGTCAGCGCCAGGAACCGGTCCGCCCGCAGCGTGTCGAGCGAGATGTTGACGCGGTCGAGTCCTGCCTCGACCAGGGGTTCTGCGAGCTCGGGGAGCTTCAGTGCGTTCGTGGTGAGCGAGATTTCGGGGGTCCCGTCCGGACCCTCGAGAGCCGCCATGCGCGCGACCACGTCCACCACGTCGGGGCGCAGCAGAGGCTCGCCTCCCGTGAGACGCAGCGTGGTGATGCCCGCCTCGACGGCCACTCGCGCCACTCGCACCAGCTCGTCTGTGGTCAGCAGGCTGTCCCTGCGCAGCCACGGCACTCCGTCGGCTGGCATGCAGTAGGTGCACCGAAGCGAGCAGCGGTCCGTCAACGAGATCCGCAGGTCGCGATGCACCCGCCCGAAGGTGTCGGCGAGCGGGGCGGTCACAGGCCCACCCAGGTGTGCGAGCCGTCGGCCAGGATCTCGCGCTTCCACACCGGCAGCTCGGCCTTGACCCGTTCCACGAGGTCGCGACATGCGTCGAAGGCCTCGGCACGATGCGCCGACGACGCCGCGGCGACGATCGCCGCCTCGCCCACCGCCAGGAGGCCGACCCGGTGGGTCACCGCGAGCGTCGTGCCGGGGTGGGCATCGGCAACCGTGCCGGCGATGCGGGCGAGCACGGCACCCGCGTCGGGATGCGCCGAGTAGTCCAGGTGCGTCACCTCGCCGACCACCGAGGGATCATGGTCGCGGACCGTGCCGAGGAACGTCGCGATCGCGCCCTGTGTGGGTCCGCTCACCGCAGCGATGTGCGCCGACACGTCCAGGGCAGTCGCGGAGAGCCCGACGAGCGCGACGCTCACGGGGTTTCCTCCTGCGGCGGATGGTCGGCGCCGCGCAGCTGGCCCAGCGCATGGGGCAGCACGCGGGCCAGCACGCGCGCCCCGGTGCGTGCGGCGCTGGCGGAACCGGGAAGGTTGACGATCAGCACCCGCTCCGCGGTGAGCCCCGCGAGGCCCCGGGAGAGCGCCGCGCCCGGCACATGTGCATCGGCGGCGCGGATGGTCTCGGGGATGCCCGGCAACGGCGTCTCGATCAGCGGCGCGGTCGCCTCAGGCGTGACGTCGCGCGAGCTGATGCCAGTGCCCCCGGTGGTGACGACCGCGTCGGACTCCGCGGCGGCCGCCAGCAGCGCCTCTCGCACGGGGACGATGCCATCGGGCACCAGGACGGACCTGACGTCCGCGCCGAGCGCGACGAGGGCCTCGACCAGGATTGGGCCGGACCGGTCCTGCGCCTCGCCCGCCGCGCACCGGTCCGAGACCGTGATGACGGTGACGCGAGAGCCGTGCAGGGACATGCGGGCCAGTGTAGGCACGGGACGTTGCCGACGCGTTGCGGGGATCTCAGGTGCGGCTGCGCGGTGCCGTGCGTTCAGGTGAGCGCATAGGCCTGCAGGGGACGGGACATCAGGTCGAACGCGATCCGCGAGCCCGTGGTGAGGGAGGCGGCCTGCTCGGGATCCACGTCGGTGGCCAGGCGATCGCCCCTGACGCGGACGCCGTCGCCGTGCGGTTCG
This genomic window contains:
- a CDS encoding molybdopterin molybdotransferase MoeA, which translates into the protein MRSVSEHLEHLLTLVSPTEVEAVALAGAVGRVLRGDVVAVADAPPWDNSAMDGYAVASADGSAGSWRVSQDIPAGHVPLPLEPGTVARIMTGAPMPQGADAVVPVERTDAGTERVRIRDWPVVGAHVRPAGADMREGGVVLAAPRRLRAVDVAAAAAAGRAEVAVARRPRVAVLVTGDELVAPGEPLGPAAIYDSNSALLRAGVQEWGGAVTSVEVVGDGPQALLEALAGLDADLVLTAAGVSAGAYDVVKEALVPRGVQFAPVAMQPGKPQGWGRIDGVPIVCAPGNPVSVAVTFRLFVVPMLCAMLGVPAPTTRPLRVAQGWRTPDGRAQLMPVSIEGDTVRPATSGGSGSNLAGALARADGFAYVAADVVQVEPGATVDVMGLVP
- the moaC gene encoding cyclic pyranopterin monophosphate synthase MoaC, whose protein sequence is MTGFTHLDGAGHARMVDVTAKEPTARRATAEGFVACAPHVIEALRSGDVPKGDVLAVARVAGISAAKRVPDLLPLAHVIGIHGCTVDLEIHDDGVAITTAVSTADRTGVEMEALTAASVAALAVVDMIKGVDRGAEIRSVRVTSKTGGRSGTWERA
- the mobA gene encoding molybdenum cofactor guanylyltransferase, translating into MTLAAIILAGGRARRLGGASKPDLEVDGRTLLDLTLEAAAAASTIVVVGPVDVPPGVMVTREDPPGGGPVAGIAAGLDVVGERSGDVLVLACDMPRIGRAVPELVEAAASAPDGAWLVDGEGREQPLAAVYRIASLRGALADLHPDGASMWQLISDLVMADVPDDGAASRDVDTWDDLDHHRKEQP
- a CDS encoding DUF6457 domain-containing protein, whose translation is MTEPATLDDWTAAVEAALGLAPGTVDTDAVLDLVREVAHGVMRPAGPIAAYLVGYAAGAARTDPHDGILAVEELVNGWESP
- a CDS encoding MoaD/ThiS family protein translates to MSVVVRLFAGAAEAAGVDETVIEAASAAELREALVRAHGGDLAAVLPRCSLLSDGEYLEPGDAISSGATVDVLPPFAGG
- a CDS encoding flavin monoamine oxidase family protein; this encodes MGDVHDCDVVVVGAGVAGLTAARLLAAQGSRVVVLEARDRVGGRILTDRSDGHATDLGASWIHGIDGSPVAEAVSAFGMRTHEFTVGGYQVDSRPIAYYGPDGSRLPCAAAEAFAADVHAVDDELAASIADCTPDASYRDVTDQALGSISGEPERAQRVREYLEHRSEEQYGAWIEDLAAHGLDDDRIDGDEVVLPDGYDVLPARLAVGLDVRLGEVVTRVEWSGQGVRAWSSGGVVQGVAGIVTVPVGVLRGGDLAFSPVLPAAVTEPLRRLEMNDFEKVFLRFPARFWDDGVYAIRQLEPEGRWWHSWYDLTELDGTPTLLTFAAGPAARETADWTDAQVAESVMAQLRRLYGEDVPAPMSVRRTAWRADPFARGSYAYMTRGSTPADHDALATPIGGVLHLAGEATWTDDPATVAGAMLSGHRAACRVIGRDLPIDGLWR
- the moaA gene encoding GTP 3',8-cyclase MoaA — encoded protein: MTAPLADTFGRVHRDLRISLTDRCSLRCTYCMPADGVPWLRRDSLLTTDELVRVARVAVEAGITTLRLTGGEPLLRPDVVDVVARMAALEGPDGTPEISLTTNALKLPELAEPLVEAGLDRVNISLDTLRADRFLALTRRDRLDDTLAGIDAAVRAGLAPVKLNTVVMRGVNDDEIVDLAEFATTRGLHLRFIEQMPLDAGHTWDRGTMVEADEILDALTARWSLAERPGRGADPAQTWVLDGGPTTIGVIASVTRPFCGSCDRIRLTADGQVRACLFARTETDVRAVLRSGGSDSDVDAAIRRCLLGKKAGHDIDDPGFLQPTRPMSAIGG
- a CDS encoding molybdenum cofactor biosynthesis protein MoaE; protein product: MSVALVGLSATALDVSAHIAAVSGPTQGAIATFLGTVRDHDPSVVGEVTHLDYSAHPDAGAVLARIAGTVADAHPGTTLAVTHRVGLLAVGEAAIVAAASSAHRAEAFDACRDLVERVKAELPVWKREILADGSHTWVGL
- a CDS encoding MogA/MoaB family molybdenum cofactor biosynthesis protein: MSLHGSRVTVITVSDRCAAGEAQDRSGPILVEALVALGADVRSVLVPDGIVPVREALLAAAAESDAVVTTGGTGISSRDVTPEATAPLIETPLPGIPETIRAADAHVPGAALSRGLAGLTAERVLIVNLPGSASAARTGARVLARVLPHALGQLRGADHPPQEETP